In Malus sylvestris chromosome 2, drMalSylv7.2, whole genome shotgun sequence, the genomic stretch cccccccccaaaaaaaaaaaggagacaaGCAAATTCTTGGTATATCGTTCAAAGAAAATTGCAAAGTTAGAGTTAAGTGATTACTTAATTACATgagttatttgattcaaagaaaaattaaaaagagggAGTCTTGCTGTTTTGGGGACGTCAAAAGCAATGAGCAAAGAGGAGGACAGCCTGAATAAAATGTAGGTTTAAAGGTTGAATTGCTAATTAATTTGTTTAGATACAAATTTGATAATTCTAAACATGGAAAAAGatttaaaattatattatattgtaCATAATTAATGTTCAAGGGTTAGGAAGTCTTAGTGGCTAGACGGGTCAAATTATAAGGACATTGtacataattaaaaatatttttgaaatatatTATAACTCGATGAAAAAAATATAGGAAGTTCACAAGGGTTAGTTGACCTATAAGCCTATATTGGCACCGTCCATGCTCTCAACCAACATCACCGGTATTGTTTCTAACTTAACCAAATATTATTAAGTTCTAGATTTTGTCACAAAAAATATCAGTAATATTAGAAATAAACCATGTAAATTGTACATCATGTTGTTATCTCTTCGATATAAGATTCTATTTTCCTAGAGTACATCTTCTAATTCTCTTTCTAATTGTACATCTCATTTTCTAGTTTATAAGTAGGTCCTAGTTACTTGAATGCACGAGGGGCATACCACAACAATACTGCTGCATTTCATATGGACATTAATTAAGATGTCACCACCAAAACTTTAACAAGAgctttaaacaaaaataatgttTATTCCTATTCGAGGCAAAGATGGATGACCCCTCGCACAACTCCCCAAGGGGTGGATGGCATTTTGGTTGTGTGGTAGTTAGCTTCTTACTGCTTGGTGTGCTACAAGAAGAGTTCAAGTTTAgcttgaaaggtgcctttgtggagccttaggtgtaggccttgaggctcgcaatcaaaactaacattGTCCTAGGCGTGCCACTGGTATCTTAGTATAATGGATGTAGAAAAAGTGTGTTTTAAGCCAATTGCTTGTGCCCCAAGTTACttaaacttcttgttatcaaagattGTCgcagatgggttaagtctacacTAAGttcttttcttgccttgtaaacaaggacttttagttcataatcTTATATGTCTAAAAAGAAGGGAGTCCAGAGCCCTTTAAACCATTTCCTCGATTCCAATTTGTTCTTAATGAAAACAAGTTTATTAAGTTAACCAAATCTGAATGCAAATGGGGCTATTAAGTAGAAAACAGTTGggaataacttgaatacatgctCAAAAGTACATTTAAACGATATATCTATTAAGCTAAAGTACAAACAAAAAGACTCGGgtaagatttcaccttgtcgggcaaggttgaacTTTTTGCAGCCATTTCTCTTTGTGTTTACAGAGGTTGTATGtaaaaagggatggatggtaaacaggTTTTAcacgagggaatcgatactacaacactaaggaaggtagcagagcttttacactaGACAAAAGATAGCTTTTCTAAGGGAACTATTGCTAAAATGACTAAATCtagcttgagagcagagtttgtatgttgtttgagtttgattcattgagtgtccttgtctttgGTGCTTGCTTATCCTTTTATATGCAATCTGGCTCGACTGTTTTTAGCTTTGTTCTTGGCCGAGGGCTTTCaggggtagtgagtcatcatctTTTTACTTATAGTGCCACTAGAAagtgttttttggttgataGTAAGTTAGTCTCTGTTGGTTGTCACTTCAGTCCTAGGCACATGGCCTACACCTTGGCTGAGAGGCTTCAATTCGCATTAGGCTTCAATGCTAGGCTTTGGGCAAGTTCAATTTGTTTTGGCACCTTTGGCCTTTTCTTCATACAAGGCCCAATGTTTAGATAtcaacccaaacagtgcccctttTAATCATTGTTAAGTCTGCAAACCAAGACATTAATAATGATTAAAGATCAGCCGCCTGCTTTTACTCGGGACTTGCACCACTTAAACAGCCATTTTCGAATAAACCTTTGCACTAACCCACGATTTCCAACGTTAACTAACTGCTTACTATATAACCTCCACCTAAACCTATCAGCCAAATACTTTAGTAATTTTTATTCTCCAAGCTTCCAGAATTCCCAGATTTTCCAGAACTCCCTTGCCTTCATAGTTTTTTCTTGCTTTCTGCCTTCAATTTTCTTGCACTTCTTTTCTAGAAAATATTCAATGGCATCCAAAAATGTTCATCCTGCATGTAAGTCTGGCAAAGGGATTGTTGACATGCGCCGCCTACTCAACGGCCTTCATTGCCCTCAGGCAGGCCTGAACACCTCAATTTTCTTCGAAGAAGGAGAAGTACACTCCCTAGGGCCTGCTTGGACTTCGAGGGTCCCAATTGCTGTGGAGAATAACAAGCCCAAAGCCAAATGGTTCACCCCTAACCTATATTCCTCCAAGGCTAGTTTCTCAGCCTCCAAGTGGTCCACTTATCACAAAGGCTTCCCATTAATGAAGGACGAAGCCTAGTCATAATGGGTAAATGAGCTCGAGCCCATCTGGAAGAAGAAGTGGATGAGCAATGGCATCTATGAGCTTATTATGCTCTCCAAGGTCATGGTGATAACCAAGCCTGAGCTCCTAACCACAACTCTCATTTTCTAGAACACTAGGACCAACACCTTCGATTTTCAAAAGGGTCTCATATCTCCCATTATCCTAGATATGGCCCAAGTCTTCAAGCTAAGGCCCTCAGGTAGATACGTGGACTTGACCCATGACTGGTTTTCCCCTTCTTGCCCGATCGCTGAAGGCTCGGGCGCTTCTGACTCCATCACTAAGCTGGAATACACTCCCTCAACCTTCAAAACCTATGAGACTTCTTTTATGAGCTTCATCTCATTCACAAAGCAGACATTTAGGCCGCCCTCTTCTACTACCATGTGCTTCTTATTGTACTGGCTCAACAAACACATTTTCCCTAACAAATCCAAGGGAGTGAAGCTGGAGTAGATTCCCTTGGTAGAGGCCCTTCATTCTTTCGACGATGTGGCCACAAGGTCTTTCATCATTGCTCATCTCTACTATTTTCTCTTTGAGATGACCAGAGTCGAGCCTTTTGGGATTAACCTCAACGGGCCAACCTGGATGGTCCAGTCTCCAGTGGTACTTCCCTAAATTTCGAGCACCCAACCTGGAGTTCCCCGAAGAAGTGGTTCATGCTCGAATCTTAGCCGAGACGTCTCCTACCAATCACTCAACCTTCTCCTACCTCTATTTCTTCAAAGTTTGTTGGACTTAGGCAGACTTGGAATGGGGTACTTCTGTGCTGTGGAGATATCCATGGTTCTCAGACAAAATCTTCCAGGATACGTTTGAGGAAAATGCCAGCAGTCACTTCAATGAAAAGTTCATAAGCTGTATTCAGCAACGGGACTTGTCATGGAGAGTGCGGAGCAAGTGCATAGGCTACGAACGCAGGCTGCAGGTCTACCACCCTAACTTTTATGGTAGGCAGCTGGGGTTCGGACAAGCCATCCCAATGCCTTTCTTTGATTCCATACACTGTGGAACCACCTACCACCTTCGTTCTCTTATTCGGAGGTGACATTTCAGGCAGCTCGGTACAACCTAGAGGTGATGAGCAAAATCACCCACAAGCCCATGGCCCTCAACTTCAAATGCACTCCTTTATTTGCCACTTGGTAAGAGGCCAAGTGGTTGAAAGTATAGGGGAGATATCAGGGAGGACCACGACCACCTCTTCGGGCAGCTTTTCTTCAAAACCTACCCTAAGAAGGATGAGCTTGAGAATTGGAAGGAGATGGTTAACCAGAAGAACCAACTTCTTCTCATAGGTATATTTCATTACCCTTCATTTCTAACTTATGATACTCCTCTAATCTGTCTTTCATTAACTCTTATTTTGGTTTTCTTGATCTTGCAACCCAAGGCAACACTTAAGAAATAGATGTTGGGCCAAAAAAAGAAGTTGTAGATGCCCTAGCTCTTTAAAAGGCTGCGACTGATGCTACAAGGCAAGAGATTGGGTCTAGCCAAGCAGTTGAACATGGTGAGGATATCTTTGAGCTTTTGGAGATTCAGAGGCCAAGGCCTAGCCTAAAATGGAGACTCTGGCATCCTAGTGAGCAACAACAACTGTGGTGAAAACTTCGGAGTCTAAGCCTGAAGAGCCGTCTCAGCCTCGACTTGCCTTGCCCGGTCCATGGGCAACTCCTACAAAGAAGAGCACTAGAGGTCAAACCTCTAAGGCCTCCAAGTCCTCATCTGCCCTTCCAGTTGATACGggcaagaaaaaggaaaaatctTCCAATAAGTAGCTTCATCTTAGAATTTCTCCTTCAGTTAGAGTTCTCATTCTTCTTAAAGCATGAAATAGTCCTATCTTGTTTTCTTATGACTAGGGCCTTCATCAACCAAGAAACTTGCCTTCACTTCCAAAGAGGAGCAATCAGGCGCCAAGGTTTGGCCAAAGGATAAGGCAGTCCTTGATACCATTCTCGAGGAGTTGAAGGTATAGCTTACTTTCTTTTAAACATTACGTTACCACAGAAGTTCAATTTCTTTGACACTTGTGCTAATTCTTCACTTGTTTGCTTGAAACAGGATACTAGAGGTGAATGGACCACCCAACCCGAGGCTTCATCTTCTCCAGCCCGGGCAGCATAACTTTCCCTCTCTCGGGCCAAGACTTCACAGGTATAATCCTTCTCCATCCTTAGTTTAGTTTTAGTTATAATTtctcaaatttcaaaattaacCAACACTTCTGTACTTTTCTAGGCAAAGGTTAGGGCCTTTAAGCCATTAATTGGGCAAAGTTCAATCCCTACCTCTTCTATTCCTCCTCATCCAATAGTGGTTACTCCTACTTCCCAGTTTAATCCAAAAACTGGGGAGATGCTGCATTAGGTTAAAGATGATAGTACTTCAGTAAGTTCCTTCTATTTCGAACCCTCATGTGTTTTAAGTTCTTTCTTCATTTGTACTTATACTCTTCGTTGCCTTTTTTTAGTCTTCCCCAACATATGAGGCCATCAAGTAACCATCCACAACCTTTGGAGAGCCAATAGTCCTTAAGATCCATATGGTCTCAGAGGTGACTAGCATGCGGGCTTCTCAGGCCAGCCCAACTTCTCCTCATAGAGCAGCTGTGGTAACAGAAGTGCCTCACCCACAATCTCAAGTTTCATCTCAGGTATACAAGTATTTACACTTCTGTTTTCTTCTTTGTACGAATTAGCTTGTTAATATTTGTCAtttcttttggtgttttggtgTTATAGGCCTCTGGTGAGAACTTGGGCAACTCTCCCCCTTCACAATAAAGGTTGACCTTCCTCAACCACCAAAGACAACAATACTAACTCCACCTCTTCCCAAGGCTCCAAGTTCAATCCAGGCATACAAACTCTACTTCTTTCTTTCCCCCTTTAATTTCATTTGTAGATCAATCTTCCAACTTATTATTCTTTTGGTTTGTAACAGGTCTTTGGTGAGAACTTAAGCCAGTCTCCCTAGCCCCCAAGATGCAAGGCAGTTCTTTCCCAGCCTCCTAAGGCTTCTGGGGTTACAAGGATTCTTATCCTTTGACcgaaaaagaaaaccaaaactgCTGCTGCTcctgttttctcttcttctggTCTCACTACTTCACTTCCTATCGAAGCTGCTTCCTCTGCTGATGCCTCAAGGGGTGCTAGAGTGATACCCCCACCACCTCTTGCATCTATTCGGCCATTGTTTCTTTGCCCGAACTTGTCCGTGAGTTCGAGCAAATCAGGACCAAACTGAGGTCTCCTAGGTGCCCTTCTAAACCCCAAAGTCTTCAGAACTGGTGCTGAGTCTTCAAAGATTGGATGCAAATGGACTTTACCGCCTCTTTCAGCCTCAAGGCTTTGAGTGAGCTATATCAAGCTTAACAAATGTCAAAGGTTCAATTCGAggcctttttcttcttcatcgaGAACTTGCGGCCTTTAAGAGATCAACATCAAAGGGCTGAGATGCAATCAAACAGAGTCAAGTGCTACTAAAAGAATCATACTTGGACTTCAACCTTTCTGCAGCAGCTAGTGGAGGAAGAATCGGCCATGGAAGACATAATTATGATGGTGGCCTCCGAGATCCAGAAATTAAAAGAACAATTATCTGCGCTGAAAGCCGAGCAAATGACTCTTTCCAGCAAGCTCTACCAGAAAATTGAAGAAGTGAAGAAAGTAAATCTGGAAGTGGATGATACAGAAACCCAACAAGCCAACAATAACATGTACTTAGAAAAACCTAGTAAGATTTTCACTATTATGCAAACATATTACTCTAAAATAGTTGCCTTGGCAAAAGATGTAAAATTGTTGAGATAAAGTTTTTGTAACTTCCTTATTTTGATGAAATGACTTCCTTCCTTACTTTCATTTGTCTCATTATTCTTTGAAGCTTAACTGTGGCAAATGCATAAACCAGCTTCAACTTTTCTTAAAATGCTTAGGCTCCCtcaatataaatttttttaacatcCCACAAAGTTAGGTGATATCTCTTCAAAAAATTAGCATTAACTGGATGGTTTTGCAAATTTCCTTCTAAATCTGCCAAGTAGTAGCCTCTTCGATCTAACACCCTATTGATGCTGAAAGGTCCTTCCCAAGTAGGATTCCACTTCCTAAAGCCTCTAACTTAAGCTCCCAAAGGCATAATTGCTTTCCACACTAACTTTCCTTCCTTAAAGGTTTTTATCCTTACTCTTTTGTTGTAAGCTAGGTCTAACACTCTATTGATGTTAAAAGGTCATTCCCAAGTAGTTCTAGTTCCTGCCCTCTTGGAGGTTTTGTAGGCCCAAAAAGTATCCCCTAACTTCTCATGCCATTTTTCTGGACTATTTTCCACCATTCTCTTAATGATATTCACCAAGATCTTATTGCTAGCTTCTGCTTGGCCATTTGATTGGGGATAGTAAGGACTagattggatcatctttattttgaacTTGTCTGCAAACTCATCTACTTCtcttgaaataaaagatggccctcGGTCTGTAACAATTGTCTCGGGCACCCCATATTTGTGTAAGATCTTAGTTTTAATGAACTTCTTCACAATAGTTGAAGTAATAGTCTTCACAGCTGAagcttccacccatttggtgaaatagTCGATGGCCACAATTATAAAGGTGCGCCCCTTGCTAGATGCTGGATAAATTTGCCcaatgaagtccattgcccaccCTCTGAAAGGCTAAGGTTTTACCACCGGATTCAAGGGTATTGAGGGCACATGTTGGAGAGGTCCATTTCTTTGGCATTCTTCACAACCTCGGGCATAAGCCTTATAATCTTTCTCCATGTTGGGCCAAAAATAGTCATATCTCCTCAACAGCCACCTCATCTTGGTTCTAGCTTGATGTGCTCCACAAATACTATCATGTACCTCTGCCATTACTCTCATTGATTCTTTTAAGCCTAAGAACTTTAACAAAAGTTCATCTGGAGTCTTTCTTAGCAGAGTTCCATCCCATATGATTAATTTAGTTATTTGTTGCCTAATCTTTTTATTTGTAAGGAATGAAGAATCATCCAAGTACTGGATAATGGGTGTTCTCTAGTCTTCTATCTTAGGTTCTTTGGTCATTATATCTAGGCTAAATCATCTTTCAAAGATAGAAGGGAGATTTATCCTTTGCACTTCCACATCCCCATCGAACCTTCTTTCTTGGATTTGCGCTCTAGAGGCCAACTATGCCATCTCATTGGCAATTGAATTTGATTCTTTGGGAATATGATTGAATGATACTTCAGTACCCCAATAACTCAGTAGCTGAGTTGCTGCCAAATAATAACCTTCCATGGTGATTTGTCTGCACTTGTAGTCTCCATTCAGCTGATTGATCACTAATTTTGAATCAACCAACAACTTTATCAGGATTTCCAAGCCAATTATCAATGCCTTATACTATGCCCGATTGTTGGTAGTATATGATGCGATGagagttaagcactcaaattaaaccctcttttgacaattgtagtatatgtataagtagggatcgttctggaccggggattaggagggattgctaatctaaactaaactgacttacaaaaagaaacttaaaaacacttaactagactctatagactcaaaacacttaagaacacaaactaaaacagattctaactaatagccacactaaagtaaagggggattgagttttggatgaaaataaagtaaaacaaaacagaaactagaactaaacagatttgcacgaaattggttgttttggatggatgatgggctagctagaaggtctttctccacacatgacacacttgcatacaaatcaatctccaattgcttttcaataaactatgatgctcaacaccccagattaaccgtgatgcacaaattaaccctcaaattttcctttactcattgaattggatgaatgcatgccacaacccaaatcattctctaaaagtcccctatatgaatgcataatagagatacaattaaagatcattaagttccacgaaaatcataagcgttgacgaggcaattgtaactatgaatgcatgatacgtttgccaagaattcaattaacgcgattgtgacaagcaaccttcactactcatgaatataaacttgtaacgattaggtgaaacttatttatatcttagcatcaaattcatgcatgaaaactaagtatgcatccttaataaacatacacaaatccgttatgaataaaatagataattgaattgcaatcacaacttatcaaatcacaattggaagaaatcaattcatattgcaaatatattcatggtttctaattctcctctagccaaaagaggtttagttcctcatacttgcaattaaacagaaacaattgaaattaaacattgaaaaccaaagtagaatacacctagaatgctgcAGCAATCCAATTTGAAtgactagcacaactccaagcaatcctccttccttgcaaatatgcggcaccaaggtgtgagtggtgaatggatggtctcttgtggtggtggatggatataggtgagttatggtgaagagtGAAGAGTTATGTAGATGATGTGGTATCATTGGATGATGGccccccaaattatggtgaagggtggatgtatttataggctagggagaggagtgtatggagttgtaatgagtggatgtaatgggtgtagtgggtgagtgttgttggaaatgtgccctaaaaccaatcatatgatgatactttacggacatttcacatgttaaactaatctagtttaatatcaagggtaaagattattgtttgagccgtctcatataaatgttatacgcttaaacgataagtccaaggaatatgtgattgggagaatgcgatctaaagaagttagattcatgagaccattctttcgtagacacatcctaaacgttccagatcataggattgccaattgggcattgacagtctgttaagatcagtacgtgctgtgtcttctcttagggagagtgactagtctcgagtcattggtgtgtgtgacatcaagacaagcatgtaggtgctcaataatgaatgagtccactgaacatgatcaacgaagagttctcatactcatgtcacataagaactcatggttgggataatgcaaagtagtcctttgacctgaggcatcatagttatcttgtggttaagtccttgatctttgattatgtcaaagtcactccatcaggagggtgtccacgacatcgtcggggttaagccacttagccatggaggcaagtgaatgcacaacaagggatctctaaccttcaaaccgtttgggggataatactctatgatatgattaagaatctttggccaaagtatgaatgagatttaggaaggcgttccaaatcacattcaaggtaatcatataagtaaatgaatcacattggatagtagacatgaataaactatcaaaccaaacaatgtggttaagagtattgtattagagaaagaccgtattgcattgtaatcctaaactgaataggttctccacctcttctgattagcttgggtaaccatgatatgctgctagctatcactcatggtttgtggaagccctaaacgcgtataaacactaaagagagaattgaaagtaagtttcaattcacaatcgatttgaaagagttttaatcgcccactgcctcgctaaaaggaacctaatggatcgtacaccgagtaagtttgagattgaagaaacatcggagatgagtaagaataattaaatggtttaattatttatggcaaggattaattaatatgttaattaatcaaacgaataagttcgttaaagacctcgggatagttttggaccttaaggcccaatgggcttcgaacgtcaagtccattgacttaagttgtatgacaacttaatgaataatgattcacaaaggcccaaatagcccaatgaatccctatggccggccatttagagatggagtgggttttggacttatttacaagtttgccactccaatgaattaaggtataaatatgactttatagccaaaattcagttagggtttctttttgggaaaggatgagaaaacaaagctctcctttctctctaaagaggccggccaccctagaggaatttagctagcaatcttgcttcctctaggtcactcatttatacttaaatctaaccttggtgtggagacttagaggttctctactttgggaacttggagaaacctattcttccatccaaatccatggatctaagaagcaaggaatgaaggccctctctttgggtgattagcctttgcttatgcaaagaggaatctacaaaggtataatttctcaactcactttgatttgagttgagtcttggttcaccaatctactaggctttgaatttcatgggtaatgttttgtttttgagtgcatgcaagcatgattccgcctttaattgttaattgcatgctatatgatgttattcaaatgaatatgttttctcaaaataatccttcaagtggtatcagagcctaggtctagtagttggtgaatccttttgggttttgtagttcatagttttgatttaaatgttgtaatatgttacaagctttattcttgtttctttgaatgtaaattttgttggaaaatttgccatctcaaatgttgtagatgtagttcatatgagcatgaatattggagctaaaatttggtgccatgtttttgggaattttcggccaaatccaaagggtggatttttgggttcttgtttgacttgttaaaagtgttttcaagtaacttttggaacccctatgtaccctagtttggttatatgttatttcccttaagtttgaatggttttgggatgtttttgggtgaaaaatgttcatggaaattttttgagtttttcatgagtgttcttcattgttcttgacatttttgccaagaacaaaaagtttggtgttttgattcaaagttttgatttatttcataaagtttatgttttatgtttttcaaatgtttaaatgtgttagatatttatttagaaaggtgtaagaaatattggtgggtgtgtaaggattaattccctttcacacacaccacttgcatgacatttatgtcatacaccacttgcatgctttatgtctaaaactacaaatcaacacacacatcactcccttctatctaaaaccggccaccctattaaaatcgggtacttttggggcttttatgcaattacataaagttttgatacttttgtgtattttcactttggcccaaaagtttacatttttacgtaaaggcccaaaatcattaaaggacaaattgttttgtttctttaatgatgtttttcaatttgttgaaatttttgggttctaattgtgattacatgaagtagtggacttttgtgtttttacaaaatgagctcaaaagtttaagttttgcaacatagcccaaaaagttgaggttattgcattttgacccaaattaggttgagaacaaaattgttttgtctctttaaatgagaattggattttcatttcatttagctccatttaaatcaattttatggatacaaaaaccaaatgaaaatgttgcattcaagtttaattggttaaagcgttaattaattaaagaaatggtgattatgaacctaagcctaatataattgagctatgtgaaaggccatttcaaatttgtttgaaccatgggaatgtgtagattagattttggttgtaatttgatttgatcaaatgttgtaaaagagcataagctcttctttactttaaagtaatttgttttgatcaattgttgtaaaagagcataagctcttctttactttaaagtactcattttcttgttttatttgatatgcatgaaattggaatagttggggtctaacgcccctaagacaacacgccttaatgtgattaaacgcgtaactaaaatcaatcaccatccctagaccgagattcaacactaggctcgtgttgaatctaaacaaaggttcatagtcatcctaaggccctaaggcaactatatagtccatcaatgaatgcaaaccttatgttagtagtatcatatactcttgctttaaaaaccgttttacaagcatagtgggagtatcatgtacaactaaatcaatcaaatggaccaatagttgtaaaaggaccaaaattgttttaataaagattaaaatgtatgtttatatatgatgagacctaa encodes the following:
- the LOC126601769 gene encoding uncharacterized protein LOC126601769 encodes the protein MDFIGQIYPASSKGRTFIIVAIDYFTKWVEASAVKTITSTIVKKFIKTKILHKYGVPETIVTDRGPSFISREVDEFADKFKIKMIQSSPYYPQSNGQAEASNKILSLLERVICSAFSADNCSFNFWISEATIIIMSSMADSSSTSCCRKVEVQLTQSLEAERGGKVHLHPIFEDSAPVLKTLGFRRAPRRPQFGPDLLELTDKFGQRNNGRIDARGGGGITLAPLEASAEEAASIGSEVVRPEEEKTGAAAVLVFFFGQRIRILVTPEALGGWERTALHLGG